One part of the Halopenitus persicus genome encodes these proteins:
- a CDS encoding potassium channel family protein yields the protein MELPVEILYGIYLGLLTGIIPAIVSGVLGFLFKYFTGVTIPGFGVVVLALAIAGVNGGLLALNDPSVRASERAPAILTAIIVVLMLALYAHAQGDKLGSTAPKRLSLRSLRNRTLSADVVELVGGRGRARVEIVGEVGDMEGYPPLSAETRGAIAEGEWTFPADVPIAELETRLADRLRTEFELADVAVSIDEHARAIVQAAPPTGGLSRRVPDGKRAVSIAALIPTGIARGDEVTVFTPGGTVDGTVVSARSSPDADRVGGDPAAPDPAADDLATDGGSDSETDVDAPSPSVPVTTGGEGRLTVAVTRSDARPLLEADRGSVLVRSRGTRREFELTALIRRAGKRFRRVSVVAGGPLDGTTIGDVDVRARYDVAIMAAKHGSWVIAPRGNQELSAGDELFVVGTRDALDRFREVAA from the coding sequence ATGGAGCTACCGGTCGAGATACTCTACGGGATCTACCTGGGACTGCTCACCGGGATCATTCCGGCCATCGTCTCGGGAGTTCTCGGATTCCTGTTCAAATACTTCACCGGGGTGACGATCCCGGGATTCGGTGTCGTCGTCCTGGCGCTCGCGATCGCCGGGGTCAACGGCGGTCTGCTCGCGCTCAACGATCCCTCGGTTCGCGCCTCCGAACGCGCGCCCGCGATCCTGACGGCGATCATCGTCGTCCTGATGCTCGCGCTGTACGCACACGCGCAGGGCGATAAGCTCGGGTCGACCGCGCCGAAACGCCTCTCGCTGCGCTCGCTTCGGAACCGGACCCTCTCGGCGGACGTCGTGGAGCTCGTCGGCGGTCGCGGGCGGGCACGCGTCGAGATCGTCGGCGAGGTCGGCGATATGGAGGGGTACCCGCCGCTGTCGGCCGAGACCCGCGGAGCCATCGCCGAGGGGGAGTGGACGTTCCCGGCGGACGTGCCGATCGCGGAGCTCGAGACCCGCCTCGCGGACCGGCTCCGGACGGAGTTCGAGCTCGCGGACGTCGCCGTCAGCATCGACGAACACGCGCGGGCGATCGTCCAGGCCGCGCCCCCGACTGGCGGCCTCTCGCGTCGGGTTCCGGACGGCAAGCGGGCGGTCTCGATCGCCGCGTTGATCCCGACCGGCATCGCCCGCGGCGACGAGGTGACCGTCTTCACGCCCGGCGGCACCGTCGACGGCACCGTCGTCTCGGCGCGGTCGAGCCCGGACGCCGACCGCGTGGGCGGCGATCCCGCTGCTCCCGACCCCGCGGCGGACGATCTCGCCACCGACGGAGGATCCGATTCCGAAACCGACGTCGACGCGCCGTCCCCCTCGGTTCCGGTCACCACGGGCGGGGAGGGGCGGCTCACCGTCGCGGTGACGCGGTCCGACGCGCGTCCGCTGCTCGAGGCCGACCGCGGGAGCGTCCTGGTCCGTTCGCGCGGGACGCGGCGGGAGTTCGAGCTGACCGCCCTGATCCGGCGGGCCGGCAAGCGGTTCCGGCGCGTCTCGGTCGTCGCCGGCGGTCCGCTCGACGGGACCACGATCGGGGACGTCGACGTCCGCGCCCGGTACGACGTCGCGATCATGGCCGCGAAGCACGGATCGTGGGTGATCGCCCCGCGTGGGAACCAGGAGCTGTCGGCCGGTGACGAGCTGTTCGTCGTCGGGACCCGCGACGCGCTCGACCGGTTCAGGGAGGTGGCGGCGTGA
- a CDS encoding HAD family hydrolase has translation MTEFDLGFDPDAYDAVVYDLDGTLVRLAVDWNAVAEDVLAVYAEHAVKPPSDGLWDLLEAAPEYGIADAVEAAIAAHEHEGARESRRLAAADVLSADRATRTGVCSLNAEEACRIALETHGLADRVSAVVGRDTVGTYKPDPEPLRATIEALSVDPERSIFVGDSDRDARTARRAGVEFARVNPPESRADDAA, from the coding sequence ATGACCGAGTTCGACCTCGGGTTCGATCCCGACGCCTACGACGCCGTGGTCTACGACCTCGACGGAACGCTGGTCCGGCTGGCGGTCGACTGGAACGCCGTCGCCGAGGACGTGCTCGCGGTGTACGCCGAACACGCGGTCAAGCCCCCGAGCGACGGCCTCTGGGATCTCCTCGAGGCGGCTCCGGAGTACGGGATCGCCGACGCCGTCGAGGCGGCCATCGCCGCCCACGAACACGAGGGTGCGCGGGAGTCGCGCCGGCTCGCCGCCGCCGACGTCCTCTCGGCGGACCGGGCGACCCGGACCGGCGTCTGCTCGCTCAACGCCGAGGAGGCCTGCCGGATCGCCCTCGAAACCCACGGGCTCGCGGACCGCGTGAGCGCGGTCGTCGGCCGTGACACCGTCGGGACCTACAAGCCGGACCCCGAACCGCTCCGGGCGACGATCGAGGCGCTGTCCGTCGACCCCGAACGGTCGATCTTCGTCGGCGATTCCGACCGTGACGCCCGAACCGCCCGCCGGGCCGGGGTCGAGTTCGCGCGCGTGAACCCGCCCGAGTCGCGAGCCGACGACGCCGCCTGA
- a CDS encoding ubiquitin-like small modifier protein 1, whose translation MEWKLFADLAELAGDRTVTVAADPGDTVGAALDALLEDRPDLRDRVLEDGELADHINLLRNGQNVIHQNGLATELEADDELALFPPVSGGSRIADR comes from the coding sequence ATGGAGTGGAAGCTGTTCGCTGACCTCGCGGAGCTCGCCGGCGACCGGACCGTGACCGTCGCGGCCGATCCCGGCGACACGGTCGGTGCCGCCCTTGACGCCCTGCTCGAGGACCGCCCGGACCTCCGCGACCGGGTGCTCGAGGACGGCGAGCTCGCCGACCACATCAACCTGCTGCGGAACGGCCAGAACGTCATCCACCAGAACGGGCTCGCAACCGAGCTGGAGGCGGACGACGAACTCGCGCTGTTCCCGCCGGTCAGCGGCGGGTCGCGGATCGCCGACCGGTGA
- a CDS encoding alanyl-tRNA editing protein, protein MTASRAPATPDVRTFETTVERVDGDSITLAETYFYPESGGQPADRGTIAGVDVAHVETVEGDVVHHLAETPTVAAGDTVACAIDPAFRTYCMRAHTASHVLYGAARRCFDGLGYAGFDIGTETVRVDLTTDDPIGEDDLIELERLSNRAVWDALSVSWETMPAAEARSLPDIAFNERTEEGAMADRPESVRVVTIEGWDTAACGGTHVSNTREIGPIEVVDRSNPGEGRTRVEFAVGPTGIEHRATVHRAARAASRAADASVADLPDAVSRLREEADELSAEVASLRAALLSARIADLETVETPATDRDAATATWAVGTIGGDQPGGDGPADDDPLAGVGPNDLQEPVEDAVGAAPDAPDVVAVVGADGAPFVVVATTGEAALGAGEIVDAVTDEFGGGGGGSSTFAQGGGIDGEPAAVAEFLRSEAAALVAPDAER, encoded by the coding sequence ATGACTGCCTCGCGTGCACCGGCAACCCCCGACGTGCGGACCTTCGAGACGACCGTCGAACGCGTCGACGGTGACTCGATCACCCTCGCGGAGACGTACTTCTACCCCGAATCTGGTGGCCAGCCCGCCGATCGGGGAACGATCGCCGGCGTCGACGTGGCCCACGTCGAGACGGTCGAGGGCGACGTGGTGCATCATCTCGCCGAGACGCCGACGGTCGCGGCCGGCGACACGGTCGCGTGTGCGATCGACCCCGCCTTCCGGACCTACTGTATGCGGGCCCACACCGCCTCGCACGTGCTCTACGGCGCCGCGCGGCGCTGTTTCGACGGGCTCGGATACGCCGGCTTCGACATCGGGACCGAGACGGTCCGCGTCGACCTCACGACCGACGATCCGATCGGCGAGGACGACCTGATCGAACTCGAACGCCTCTCGAACCGCGCCGTCTGGGACGCGCTGTCGGTTTCCTGGGAGACGATGCCCGCCGCGGAGGCCCGGTCGCTCCCGGACATCGCGTTCAACGAGCGGACCGAGGAGGGCGCGATGGCGGACCGGCCGGAGTCGGTCCGCGTCGTGACGATCGAGGGGTGGGACACCGCCGCCTGCGGCGGCACCCACGTCTCGAACACGCGCGAGATCGGCCCGATCGAGGTCGTCGACCGGTCGAACCCCGGCGAGGGCCGGACGCGCGTCGAGTTCGCCGTCGGCCCGACCGGGATCGAGCACCGGGCCACCGTCCACCGGGCCGCGCGGGCGGCGAGCCGCGCGGCGGACGCGAGCGTGGCGGACCTTCCCGACGCCGTCAGTCGACTTCGCGAGGAGGCAGATGAGCTGTCCGCGGAGGTGGCGTCGCTGCGAGCCGCGCTCCTGTCGGCCCGGATCGCCGACCTCGAGACGGTCGAGACGCCCGCCACCGACCGCGACGCGGCCACCGCGACCTGGGCCGTCGGCACGATCGGCGGCGACCAGCCGGGTGGCGACGGTCCGGCCGACGACGATCCGCTCGCCGGGGTCGGTCCGAACGACCTCCAGGAGCCGGTCGAGGACGCGGTCGGCGCGGCTCCCGACGCCCCCGACGTGGTGGCCGTCGTCGGTGCGGACGGCGCGCCGTTCGTGGTCGTCGCGACGACCGGCGAGGCGGCGCTCGGCGCCGGGGAGATCGTCGACGCGGTCACCGACGAGTTCGGGGGCGGAGGCGGCGGGAGCTCGACGTTCGCTCAGGGCGGCGGGATCGACGGCGAGCCCGCGGCGGTCGCCGAGTTCCTCCGGTCGGAGGCCGCCGCCCTCGTCGCCCCGGACGCCGAGCGATGA
- a CDS encoding potassium transporter TrkA yields MTGPGVIGVGEPGVPALEAGLSAATDAVPLATVVTFSEPLRAAATLVLFASLALLITGSIAALYRWYFRQRAPEGVAVLFGVAVVVLYLNTTSLGGVIGGGEFELLRLDAVLFNVVAVGVAAAVSPAGLRVGDTVARNVFSMAGGKRLEGEVGAVVRTVGRVTPVTLPPVEEIEDMESYEAVSPDRKAEMAEKTLLFPRRLTVEELRTRLVARVKEDFGITYVDVDVDERGEIEYFAVGTRAAGLGPTLAPGTAAVAITADPAHTATPGDVVQVWRGGETPERVATAELRATAGDVATLALDATDAERLDDATTYRLVTLPAQPQADREFASLLRSADETMSVVTVAEGSELVGTAVADVSAVVAAIRPAEGSVRALPPRSDAFDPGDAVYLVGRLDAIRRFETAATTPAVRADADESAPGESGPETDAAGTWTDALDTGTDALDTGTDALGTTGGSGDETDVGEDDGGSDGGGSDGADRGTEAADDGETPGDRRPE; encoded by the coding sequence GTGACCGGACCCGGCGTGATCGGAGTCGGCGAACCCGGCGTCCCGGCCCTCGAGGCGGGTCTCTCCGCCGCGACCGACGCCGTCCCGCTCGCCACGGTGGTCACCTTCAGCGAGCCCCTGCGGGCGGCGGCGACCCTCGTGCTGTTCGCGTCGCTGGCGCTACTGATAACCGGGTCGATCGCCGCCCTCTACCGGTGGTACTTCCGCCAGCGAGCTCCGGAGGGCGTCGCGGTCCTGTTCGGCGTCGCGGTTGTCGTGTTATACCTCAACACGACCTCGCTTGGCGGGGTGATCGGCGGCGGGGAGTTCGAACTCCTGCGGCTCGACGCCGTCCTGTTCAACGTCGTCGCCGTCGGCGTCGCGGCGGCGGTCTCTCCGGCGGGCCTCCGCGTCGGCGACACCGTCGCCCGGAACGTCTTCTCGATGGCGGGGGGCAAGCGGCTCGAGGGGGAAGTCGGCGCCGTCGTGCGGACGGTCGGTCGCGTAACGCCGGTCACGCTCCCGCCGGTCGAGGAGATCGAGGACATGGAGTCCTACGAGGCGGTCTCGCCGGATCGGAAGGCCGAGATGGCGGAGAAGACGCTGCTGTTCCCCCGGCGGCTGACCGTCGAGGAGCTTCGGACCCGGCTCGTCGCCCGCGTGAAGGAGGATTTCGGGATCACGTACGTCGACGTCGACGTCGACGAGCGCGGCGAGATCGAGTACTTCGCCGTCGGCACCCGGGCGGCCGGCCTCGGGCCGACGCTCGCGCCGGGCACCGCCGCGGTGGCGATCACCGCCGATCCGGCGCATACCGCGACGCCCGGCGACGTCGTGCAGGTGTGGCGCGGCGGCGAGACTCCCGAGCGAGTCGCGACGGCCGAGCTCCGCGCGACGGCCGGCGACGTGGCGACGCTCGCGCTCGACGCCACGGACGCCGAGCGGCTCGACGACGCGACGACGTATCGCCTGGTGACCCTCCCCGCCCAGCCGCAGGCCGACCGCGAGTTCGCGAGCCTGCTGCGGAGCGCCGACGAGACGATGAGCGTCGTCACCGTCGCCGAGGGCAGCGAGCTGGTCGGCACCGCCGTCGCCGACGTCTCGGCCGTCGTCGCCGCGATCCGGCCCGCCGAGGGGTCAGTTCGGGCGCTCCCGCCCAGAAGCGACGCCTTCGACCCCGGCGACGCCGTCTACCTCGTCGGGCGTCTCGACGCGATCCGCCGGTTCGAGACGGCAGCCACCACGCCGGCGGTGCGCGCCGACGCGGACGAATCGGCGCCCGGCGAGAGCGGACCGGAAACGGACGCGGCCGGGACGTGGACGGACGCGCTCGACACGGGAACTGACGCGCTCGACACGGGAACTGACGCGCTGGGGACGACAGGCGGCTCGGGAGACGAGACCGACGTCGGGGAGGACGACGGTGGTTCCGACGGCGGTGGCTCCGACGGCGCTGACCGAGGTACCGAAGCTGCCGACGACGGTGAGACGCCCGGCGATCGGCGACCCGAATAG
- a CDS encoding acyl-CoA carboxylase subunit beta yields MDDRIDDLRERRERARKGGGEERIASQHEKGKMTARERIDYFVDDGTFHEFDRFRTHRNHSFGMEETKIPGDGVVTGYGDVNGRKTFVFAHDFTVFGGSLGEVFAEKVCKLMDTAMEVGAPVVGLNDSAGARIQEGVGALGGFAEIFRRNTEASGVIPQISGIMGPCAGGAVYSPAITDFTVMVKDTSHMFITGPDVIETVTGEEVTFEELGGAVTHSSRTGVAHFAEASEEDALDRIARLLSYLPQNNVEDPPRVDPWDDPERADPELETIVPDAPRKPYDMTAVIERVVDEGSFLEVQANFAKNLVIGFARLDGRSVGIVANNPRVNAGTLDIEASQKGARFVRLCDAFNVPILTFEDVPGFMPGTDQEHNGIIRHGAKLLYAYSEATVPLLTVITRKAYGGAYCVMASKHVGGDVNYAWPTAEIAVMGPKGAVNVLYREELANAEDPEARRQELIDEYREEFANPYTAADRGYIDDVIEPTETRARLVDDLEMLASKRDELPEKKHGNLPI; encoded by the coding sequence ATGGACGACCGGATCGACGACCTCCGCGAGCGCCGGGAGCGGGCGCGGAAGGGCGGCGGAGAGGAGCGCATCGCGTCCCAACACGAGAAGGGGAAGATGACCGCCCGTGAGCGGATCGACTACTTCGTCGACGACGGGACCTTCCACGAGTTCGACCGGTTCCGCACGCACCGCAACCACTCCTTCGGGATGGAGGAGACGAAGATCCCCGGCGACGGGGTCGTGACCGGCTACGGCGACGTGAACGGCCGCAAGACGTTCGTCTTCGCTCACGACTTCACGGTCTTCGGCGGGTCGCTCGGCGAGGTGTTCGCCGAGAAGGTCTGCAAGCTGATGGACACGGCGATGGAGGTCGGCGCGCCCGTCGTCGGCCTGAACGACTCCGCCGGGGCGCGCATCCAGGAGGGCGTCGGCGCGCTCGGTGGGTTCGCGGAGATCTTCAGGCGCAACACCGAGGCGTCCGGCGTGATCCCCCAGATCTCCGGGATCATGGGTCCGTGTGCCGGGGGCGCGGTCTACTCCCCGGCGATCACCGACTTCACCGTGATGGTGAAGGACACCTCCCACATGTTCATCACCGGCCCCGACGTGATCGAGACGGTGACCGGCGAGGAGGTGACCTTCGAGGAGCTCGGCGGCGCGGTCACCCACTCCTCGCGAACGGGCGTGGCCCACTTCGCCGAGGCGTCCGAGGAGGACGCCCTCGACCGGATCGCCCGGCTGCTGTCGTATCTCCCGCAGAACAACGTCGAGGACCCGCCGCGGGTCGACCCCTGGGACGATCCCGAGCGTGCCGACCCGGAGCTCGAGACGATCGTCCCGGACGCGCCGCGCAAGCCCTACGATATGACCGCGGTGATCGAGCGCGTCGTCGACGAGGGCTCGTTCCTCGAGGTACAGGCGAACTTCGCGAAGAATCTCGTGATCGGCTTCGCCAGGCTCGACGGCCGGTCGGTCGGGATCGTCGCGAACAACCCGCGGGTCAACGCGGGCACGCTCGACATCGAGGCCAGCCAGAAGGGCGCGCGCTTCGTCCGGCTGTGTGACGCGTTCAACGTCCCGATCCTCACTTTCGAGGACGTCCCGGGCTTCATGCCCGGCACCGACCAGGAGCACAACGGGATCATCCGCCACGGCGCGAAGCTGCTGTATGCCTACTCGGAGGCGACCGTCCCGCTTTTGACCGTCATCACCCGCAAGGCCTACGGCGGCGCCTACTGCGTGATGGCCTCGAAACACGTCGGCGGCGACGTCAACTACGCCTGGCCGACCGCCGAGATCGCGGTGATGGGCCCGAAAGGCGCCGTGAACGTCCTCTACCGCGAGGAGCTGGCGAACGCCGAGGACCCGGAGGCGCGCCGCCAGGAGCTGATCGACGAGTACCGCGAGGAGTTCGCGAACCCCTACACCGCCGCCGACCGCGGCTACATCGACGACGTCATCGAGCCGACCGAGACCCGGGCACGGCTCGTCGACGACCTCGAGATGCTGGCGAGCAAGCGGGACGAGCTCCCCGAGAAGAAACACGGCAACCTCCCGATCTGA
- a CDS encoding DUF7116 family protein, with protein sequence MAPVSMPPTTEARAVFRELGYTVDDGGSEFVAERKWRRVLVTPVCADDATDPEPYLADGGETPRLRCFVTWRRAATDLREHLLRLKPPFDWAVIGVDDDGEFDVMQGRPGSP encoded by the coding sequence ATGGCCCCTGTGAGTATGCCACCGACGACGGAGGCCAGAGCCGTTTTCCGTGAACTAGGATACACCGTCGACGACGGCGGGTCCGAATTCGTCGCCGAGCGGAAGTGGCGACGCGTGCTCGTCACGCCGGTGTGTGCCGACGACGCCACCGATCCGGAGCCGTATCTGGCGGACGGCGGGGAGACGCCGCGGCTGCGGTGTTTCGTGACGTGGCGGCGGGCGGCGACTGACCTCCGTGAGCACCTCCTTCGGCTGAAGCCGCCGTTCGACTGGGCGGTCATCGGCGTCGATGACGACGGTGAGTTCGACGTGATGCAGGGACGGCCCGGCAGCCCCTGA
- a CDS encoding AIR synthase family protein, with translation MTGKLDPAGLADFLGAVGADDPTVIQGAAYGEDAAAIDLGDRTLVVSADPISLAAERAGQLGIHVACNDVAVSGADPRWVTSTVFLPDEDPGTRRTLADQLDATASDLGVAIVGGHTEYLPALDRPLLSMTAMGTTDRFLPSGGATPGDRLVLTKGAGIEATAILASDFAEECRDAGVEAGTLEAARGFFDDVSVVPEAAAVRDLATAMHDPTEGGLLTAVHEMASAAGVRVEIAREDVPIRPETRTCCTAMGVDPLRTFGSGALLAAVPADQVAAAVSAVEALGVEAAAIGEVVAPQGDDAGDVGDASDGPADADVGTVVLDGIPILDPPRDDMYALWEAADDD, from the coding sequence ATGACGGGGAAGCTCGACCCGGCGGGGCTCGCGGACTTCCTCGGCGCGGTCGGCGCGGACGACCCGACCGTGATCCAGGGCGCCGCCTACGGCGAGGACGCGGCCGCGATCGACCTGGGCGACCGGACGCTCGTGGTCAGCGCCGACCCGATATCGCTGGCGGCCGAGCGCGCCGGCCAGCTGGGGATCCACGTCGCGTGCAACGACGTCGCGGTCAGCGGGGCCGACCCGCGATGGGTGACGAGCACCGTCTTCCTGCCCGACGAGGACCCCGGCACGCGCCGGACGCTCGCCGACCAACTCGACGCGACGGCGAGCGACCTCGGCGTCGCGATCGTCGGCGGCCACACCGAATACCTGCCCGCGCTCGACCGCCCGCTCCTCTCGATGACGGCGATGGGGACCACGGACCGGTTCCTCCCGTCCGGCGGCGCCACGCCCGGCGACCGGCTCGTGTTGACGAAGGGGGCCGGCATCGAGGCGACCGCGATCCTCGCGAGCGACTTCGCCGAGGAGTGTCGAGACGCCGGCGTCGAGGCCGGGACGCTCGAGGCCGCGCGCGGGTTCTTCGACGACGTCAGCGTCGTCCCCGAGGCGGCCGCCGTCCGGGATCTCGCCACCGCGATGCACGACCCGACCGAGGGCGGCCTGCTCACCGCCGTCCACGAGATGGCGAGCGCCGCCGGCGTTCGCGTCGAGATCGCCCGCGAGGACGTCCCGATCCGCCCGGAAACGCGGACGTGCTGTACGGCGATGGGCGTCGACCCGCTTCGAACCTTCGGCTCCGGCGCGCTCTTGGCTGCCGTTCCGGCGGACCAGGTCGCGGCGGCCGTCTCGGCCGTCGAGGCGCTCGGCGTCGAGGCCGCCGCGATCGGCGAGGTGGTGGCTCCCCAGGGGGACGATGCGGGTGACGTCGGCGACGCGTCCGACGGACCGGCCGACGCAGACGTCGGGACGGTCGTGCTCGATGGCATCCCGATCCTCGATCCGCCGCGGGACGATATGTACGCCCTGTGGGAGGCCGCGGACGACGATTGA
- a CDS encoding glycosyltransferase has product MSTSSSEGPTVSYVIPTDEEADYLDATLERIRLQSTAEPIEVIVADADSSDGTRSIARDHGVRLLTGATDGIWEGRNRGGAVAEGDWIAFVDADTLVAPNHCDRLLAYAREHDLDAASSRCRVPGLRATCMEAVINHVFPRLRRPILPGFNVLIRRDVFTATGGFPAVPNEDTAYSRRLGRTHRTGYCPDVLVETSPRRIERDGLTGTAIHYLRLDRERLRSA; this is encoded by the coding sequence ATGTCGACCTCGAGCAGCGAGGGTCCGACCGTCAGCTACGTGATCCCCACCGACGAGGAGGCGGACTACCTCGACGCGACCCTCGAGCGCATCCGCCTGCAGTCCACCGCGGAACCGATCGAGGTGATCGTCGCGGACGCGGACAGCTCGGACGGGACGCGGTCGATCGCCCGCGACCACGGCGTCCGGCTCCTCACGGGCGCCACGGACGGGATCTGGGAGGGTCGCAACCGGGGCGGCGCCGTCGCCGAGGGGGACTGGATCGCGTTCGTCGACGCCGACACGCTGGTCGCACCGAATCACTGTGACCGGCTCCTCGCGTACGCCCGCGAGCACGACCTCGATGCCGCGAGCTCGCGCTGTCGGGTCCCGGGACTGCGCGCGACGTGTATGGAGGCGGTCATCAACCACGTCTTCCCGCGGCTGCGCAGGCCGATCCTGCCGGGATTCAACGTTCTGATCCGACGCGACGTCTTCACGGCAACCGGGGGATTCCCGGCGGTCCCGAACGAGGACACCGCCTACAGCCGACGGCTCGGTCGGACCCACCGGACGGGATACTGTCCCGACGTCCTCGTCGAGACCTCCCCGCGCCGGATCGAGCGCGACGGGCTCACCGGGACCGCGATCCATTACCTCCGGCTCGACCGCGAGCGGCTCCGGTCGGCGTGA
- a CDS encoding dodecin: MVYKKISLIGTSTESFDDAADNAIDRAEDTLQNVYWAEVQEFGVEVKNAPEREYQAEVEVAFELAD, from the coding sequence ATGGTATATAAGAAGATCTCCCTGATCGGGACGAGCACTGAGAGCTTCGACGACGCGGCGGACAACGCGATCGACCGCGCCGAGGACACCCTCCAGAACGTCTACTGGGCCGAGGTTCAGGAGTTCGGCGTCGAGGTGAAGAACGCACCCGAGCGGGAGTACCAGGCCGAGGTCGAGGTCGCCTTCGAGCTGGCCGATTGA
- a CDS encoding acc operon protein translates to MRNDTPDPVGEPGDAGDGPEVNVRDRLSIPDDAEPEEAAAIAAAVAAHLQDRDRALAAAAAAAAAAANANDGWEGDRWTFAGRTAALGGRTARVPDGAPRDAWTAAGRSDRF, encoded by the coding sequence ATGAGGAACGACACCCCCGACCCGGTCGGCGAGCCCGGCGACGCCGGCGACGGTCCCGAGGTGAACGTTCGCGACCGGCTCTCGATCCCCGACGACGCCGAGCCCGAGGAGGCCGCCGCCATCGCTGCCGCCGTCGCGGCACACCTGCAGGACCGGGACCGTGCCCTCGCCGCTGCGGCCGCGGCCGCGGCTGCGGCGGCGAACGCGAACGACGGCTGGGAGGGCGACCGCTGGACGTTCGCGGGCCGAACCGCCGCGCTCGGGGGTCGAACCGCCCGGGTTCCGGACGGCGCCCCCCGCGATGCCTGGACCGCCGCGGGGCGGAGCGACCGGTTCTGA